GAGTTCCTCGGCGCGCAGAACCCCGGGGCGGAGTACAACGTGGCGAACAACTGCCCCCTGGGCATCTCCGCCCAATACAACTGGTGGCTCGTGGCCGACGACGGGTCGGTGATCGGCGACTATATCTGGGACGCGGCTGACGCGGACGGGCTGGGCCTCGTCGACTACTCGAACCAGCTGACGGAGCCGCGAACCTATATGGCCGCGGGGCGCGTGACGGACGTCTCGGGCGCCGGCGTGCCGGGGGCCCGCGTGGAGGCGCGGGGAGTTCCCGCCGCCCCGTACGCGGACGGCGACAGGATCACCTTGACCGACGCCAACGGCTACTACGTCATCTACGGACTCGTCCCCGGCGACTACACGATAGAGGCCAAGGCGCCGGGAGCCGCGTTCGACGTATTGTCCGTGACGATCGCGGACACGTCCCTGGCGGGTCTCGACTTCCCCGGGATCGCCCCCACGCCGACCCCCACCGCGGTGCCGACGTCGACGGCGACGCCGATGGTCACCCCGACGCCGACGGTTACCCCGACGCCGACGCGCACGCCCACTCGGACGCCGACGCGCACGCCCACGCGCACGCCCACGCGCACCCCGACCCGGACGCCGATTCCGCTCACCCTGAACGTCGTCCCCGCGGCCCCCAAGGTGTTCGGCCCGGTCCGGTTCGACGTCACCGTGAGCCCGCTCTCCATCGCCGTCGACGCGTGGGGCGCGATCTTCATGCCGGGAGGGAAGATCCTGTTCCTGACCGGCCCGCCGCCGTGCGCGCTCAGCACCGCCGCGGCGCCCATCGCGCGGAACGTGATGCTCCCCGCGGGCGGCTACAAGGGGACGCTCTTCTCGGTCCCCGCCATCCCGCTCGGGTACGAGGGGACGTACAAGGTGGTCGTGGGCCTGGCGCGCGCCGGCTCCCCCGTGAACCCGGTGAGCCCGTACGGTCTCTACGACGGCTTCTGGGCCCAGAAGATCGTGACGGTGACACTCCCGTAGACGTTGTATGCAACCCCTACGGTTGCAGGGAGTAGCGACGTTATTCGTCCCCGCCGCGTCTTCGTTTCCGCCGCCATTCCTCCAGGCGCGTCCTTCTCCGCCTCCCCGCGACGGCGTCGCGTGAAGCGCGGGGCCTGTGCTATAATCGGCCCGTTCCCGCTGACGCCCATGAAGAAGATCCTCGTCCTCTACGGGTTCGAGCACTCGGGGCACCACGCCGCGGCGCTTGCCCTCCGCGACGCCTTCCTCGACTGCGACCCGGCGCTCTCCGTCGATCTCTTGAACCTCTTCGCCTACGCGAGCAGGATCATCGAGAAGATCGCCACGGGGATCTTCTTCCGCATCGTCAAGAGCACCCCCTCGGTGTGGGACGGGATCTACACGAACCCCAGGAGCGACCCGCGCTTCGACAGGTTCAGGAGCGTGGTGCGGCGGCTGGCGTCGCGCGGCGTCGAGGACGCGTTGCGGGAGTACCAACCCGACGCGGTGGTCTGCACGCAGTCGTTCCCCTGCGGGATGGTCCACGACTTCAAGGAGCGGCGCAACGCGGCCGTCCCCCTCTACGGCGTCCTGACGGACTTCTCCGTCCCCCCGTACTGGGTCTACCGTCGGGTGAACCGGTACTTCGTCGCGTCCGCGGAGGCGAAGGAGGCGCTCGCGCGTCAGGGGATCGACGAGGATCTGATCGAAGCGGCGGGCATCCCGATACACCCGCGCTTCGCCCGGCCGCGCGACCGCCTCGAGGCCCGCGCGGCGTTCGGCCTCGACGCCTCCGCGCCGGTCGTCCTCGTCGCGGGCGGATGGAGCGGCTGGGGCGCGCTCGAGCGTCTCGCGGCTGAGACGGCGAGGAGGGGAGGGGGCTGCAGGGTCGTGGTCGTGGCGGGGAACAACAGGGAGCTTTACGGGCGCCTCAGCGGCCGCGGCGAACTGAAACGGCTCGGCGTGACCGTCCTTCCGCACGTCGAGCGGATGGACCTGCTGATGGCCGCCGCGGACCTGCTCGTCGGGAAGGCGGGCGGGATGAGCGCATCGGAGGCGCTCGCCTCCGGTTTGCCGATGGTCCTGGTGGACTCCCTCCCCGGGCAGGAGCGCCACAACGCGCGGTATCTGTGCCGCGGCGGCGCCGCCGTCGAGGCGCGCGGGGTCGCGGAGGCCGCGGAGGCAGCCGCCGCGCTCTCCCGCGACGCAACGCGCCTGCGCCTGATGGGGGAGCGGGCGAGGAAGATGGCCAGGCCGGACGCGGCGCGCGTGGTGGCGAGGGGGGTGCGGGAGGGGGCGGCGCGGATGGAGGCGCGCCCGACGGGGGAGGCACGGCGGGCGATCGCGAGGGATCCCGCGCGCGCCTTCGCGTGAACCCCTCCCGCGAACCGGAACGCCTCGACGCGCCGGCGAAGGATGCGGCAGGCGACAGGCGCGTGCCGCATCGACGGAGGGGCCGCATGCTCCTGTATCTGGGGTATCTGATCGCCTGGTGGGGGATACGGATCTTCCCGCGCCCGTGCTGCGTCTGGTTCAGCAAGCGGGTCGCGGACCTCTGCTTCATCTTCGACACGGCCGCCCGCAGGGCGGTGATCGCCAACCTGTCGCACGTGCTCGCCCGCACGGGGCGCGAGACGCGGTCTCGGCGCGGCAGGGCCGGCATCAACCGGCTCGCGCGGGAGACGTTCGAGAACTTCGCCGTCCATATCATGGATTTCCTGCGCGTCTACAGGGTCCGGGACGACATCGAGTCGGGCCTCCTCCGCGTGGAGCATTTCGACCGGTTCACGAAGGAGTTCTCCCGGGGGAAGGGGCTCATCTCGGTCACGGCGCACATCGGGAACTGGGAGATGGGGGCCGCGGCGGCCGCGTGCCTCGGGATGCCGCTCAGCGCGGTGGCGATGAAGCTTCCCGACCCGCGGCTCGACCGCTTCTTCACCGAGCTGCGGCAGTCCGGGCACATCCGCCCGTTTCCCGCGGGGCAAGCGGCGCGCGGCTGCTTCAGGGTTCTGGCGAAGGGGGAGATGCTCGCCTTCGTGGCGGACAGGTCGCTCGACGGGAACGGCATCCGGGTGAAGCTGTTCGGCAGGGAGGTCACCATCCCGCGCGGGCCCGCGGAGATGGCCTCGCGCACCGGGGCGCCGATCGTGCCGGCGTACTGCCTGCAGGAGGCGGGGGGGCATTTCCGCCTGGTGATCGAGGAGCCGATCGAGGTGGACGAGGCGCTCCCGGCGCCGGAGAAGGTGGCGGCGATCGCCCAGGCGATGGCTCGCGGCTTCGAGGAGTATATCTCGCGCTACCCCGCGCAATGGTTCGCCTTCTACAAGGTGTGGGGCTGAACGCCGTTTCTCGCGGACCGTCTCCGGTTTTCCGGAATCGGGCGCGGCGGCGGACGGGAACGAAGATATGCGCGTCTGCGCGGTGATACCCGCCTTCAACGAGGCGGCGCGGGTCGGGGATGTCGTGCGGGAGGCGCGGGGGCGCCTCCCGGGGGTCGTCGTCGTGGACGACGGCTCGGCGGACGGGACCGCCGACGCCGCGCGGCGGGCGGGCGCCGAGGTGCTGCGCCATCCGGCGAACCGGGGCAAGGGGGCCGCGTTGAAGACCGGGATGGGACGCGCGTTCGACGACGGGTACGACGCGGTCGTCGTCCTCGACGCGGACGGGCAGCACGCCCCCGGGGAGATCCCCCTCTTCCTGGAGGCGGCGGAGCGGACCGGGGCCGATATCGTGGTGGGGAACAGGATGGAGAACGCAACGGGGATGCCGCTCGTCCGCTACTTGACGAACCGGTTCACCTCCGCCGTCGTCTCGAAGCTGGCGGGGCAGCGGATCCCCGACAGCCAGTGCGGCTTCCGGCTGATCAACGAACGGGCGTTCAGGCGGATGGGGTTCGCCACGTCGCGTTTCGACACCGAGTCGGAGATGCTGATCGAGGCGGGGCGCGCCGGGTGCCGCATCGTGTCGGTGCCGGTGCGCACGATCTACGGGGCCGAAAAGAGCAAGATCAATCCGTTCGTCGACACGGCGAGGTTCTTCCGCCTGGTGGCGCGCCACCTGCGAAGGCCCCGGTGAAGCCCCTTTTCCCGGGGCACACGCGATTATGTCCCGGGGATGAGAATCATTACAACCTTAAGGCACACTTAAGTGTGCCCTGGGGCTGTGGATAACTATGGTGCAAACGGGTATGGACGAAACGGGCTTTGCACGCGAGCGCGAGCTGATGGTCGCACAGCAGCTCGCGCGCAGGGGGATTCGAGACCCGAGGGTGCTGGAGGCGTTCCGCCTCGTCCCGCGGCACCTGTTCGTCGGGGCCTCGCGCCGAAACGGGGCCTACGCGGACCATCCCCTGCCCATCGGCGAGGGGCAGACCATCTCCCAGCCGTACATGGTCGCCCTGATGACGCAGTGCCTCGCGCTCGAGGGAAGCGAGCGCGTGCTGGAGATCGGGACCGGCTGCGGCTACCAGGCGGCGATACTCGCCCGCCTCGCGGCGGAGGTCGTCACGGTCGAGCGCATCGCGCCGCTCTCGGAAAAAGCCGAGGCGTTGCTGGGGAGGTTGGGGTATACTAACGTCCGTTTCGTCGTCGGGGACGGCACGCGGGGCTTCCCCCCGTCCGCTCCGTACGGCGGCATCGTCGTGACGGCGGGCTCCCCGAAGATCCCCGAGCCGCTGACCGAGCAGCTCGCGGAAGGGGGGCGTCTGGTCATCCCGGTGGGGGGCCGCTGGGCGCAGGAGCTCCTCGTGGTGCGCAGGGAGGGCGCGGCGCTGGCGGAGCAGCGGGTCTGCGGTTGCGTGTTCGTGCCGCTGGTGGGCGAGCACGGATGGAACGGATAGCCGGCGCCTTGTCGGGAGCCGGGGACGGGAATAGGAGAGGAGGGCACGATGCGCTGGTTGAGACGCCTGTACGACTGGGTGCTGCACTGGGCCGACACGCCCTACGCCGCGCCGGCGCTCTTCCTCCTCGCATTCTCGGAATCCTCCTTCTTTCCGGTGCCCCCCGACGTGCTCCTCATCGCCCTCGTGATGGGGGCGAGGAGGCGCTGGTTCCAATACGCCCTGCTCTGCACGATCGCCAGCATCCTGGGCGGCCTCACGGGCTACGGGATCGGCTACTGGCTGATGGACACGGTGGGGCAGAGGATCATCGCCTTCTACCACGCCCAGGAGTATTACCGGCAGGTGATGGAATGGTACAGCCGGTACGACTACTGGATCGTCTTCATCGCCGCGTTGACGCCGATCCCGTACAAGGTGTTCACCATCGCCTCCGGGGCGTTTCATATGAATATCCCCGGATTCATGGTCATTTCGATGCTGGGGAGGGGGATGCGCTTCTTCCTCGTCGCCGGCCTCCTGTTCTGGTTCGGGCCGCCCATACAGAGGTTCATAGACCGTTATTTCAACCTCCTCTCCTTCCTTTTTGTTATACTGCTGATCGGCGGGTTCCTGGTCATCAAGATCTGTGTGTAGCGCGGGCGGGGATTCCGTTCCCCGCGCGGCGCGCGGGGGCATATCGGGGCGTAGCGCAGCTGGCTAGCGCGCAGCGTTCGGGACGCTGAGGCCGTGGGTTCAAATCCCACCGCCCCGACCATTACCGAAGGCGGGCGGCCCCGCCCTCTCGCGGCGTGCCTCGGGCGGCTCCGTCTTTCGGGTTCGAGGAGTGCGGCGATGCTCACCCCCTTGGATATCGTCGTGCGGATGCTGGCATCCGCCCTGTTCGGCGGCGTGGTCGGCTTCGAGCGCGAGCGTCATAACCAGCCGGCGGGGCTCCGCACGCACGTCATCCTCTCCATCGGCTCCTGCCTCGCGATGTGCGTCTCCATCAACCTCGCGATGCAGTTCCGCCCGCTCGTCCCCAACGGCGACCCCGCCCGCCTCGCGGCGCAGGTTCTCTCGGGGATCGGTTTCCTCGGCGCGGGGGCGATCCTCCGCTACGGCACGAATGTGCGCGGGCTCACGACCGCCGCCTCCCTCTGGACCATCGCCGTCGTCGGTCTCGCCGCGGGCGCCGGCCACTTCATCCCCGCCCTCGTCGCGACCGCGCTCCTGTTCGCGGTGCTCCAGGTCCTCGACAGGCTGGAGAAACGGTACATGGGGAACCTCGTCCCCAAGATCATCACGGTCAGGGCGAAGGACCGCTACGGCGTGGTGGACGAGGTGAAGAATGTCGTCCAGGGGTTCCACAGCACCTTGAAGACGATGAGCCTCTCCAAGAACCTCGAGCGTCACGAGATCGAGATCGAGGCGGTGGCGAGCATCCCCGCCGGGGAGACGATGGACAAGGTCTTCTTCTCTCTCTCGTCGATCAAGGACGTCACCTCCGTCGAGGTGCAGTAGTCTCTCGTCCCCCCGGCGGGCGTCTCACGGGCACCCGGACCCGATGCACGACCTTCGCAGGAAAGCCCTTCTCCTCTCGTACCTCACCGTCGGCTACAATCTTCTCGAGGGGATCGTGTCGGTCCTGGCGGGCGCCGCCGCGGGAAGCGTCGCCCTTGTCGGGTTCGGCCTGGACAGCGCGGTGGAGTCGCTCTCGGGGTGCGTGATGATATGGCGGCTGCGGCGGGCGGCCGCGGGGGGCGGGGAAGAGGAGGAACGCGTGGAGCGGAAGGCGCTCCGGCTGATCGGGGCGACCTTCTTCATCCTCGCCGCGTACGTGCTGTACGAGTCGGGGGCGTCGCTCCTCTCGGGCGAGGCCGCCGGGCGGACCGTCCTGGGCGTCATCATCGCGGCGGTGTCACTCGTCACGATGCCCGCGCTCTTCTGGGCCAAGCGCCGCCTCGGCGTGAAAATGGGGATGGGCAGCCTCGTCGCCGACTCCAAGGAGACGCTCGCCTGTGCGTTCCTCTCGGCGGCGCTCCTCGCCGGGCTCGGGCTCAACTACCTCTGGGGGCTCTGGTGGGCGGACCCGGCGGCGGGGCTGGTCATCGCGGCGTTCCTGGTGCGGGAGGGGGCGGAGGCGGTTTCAGGCTGACAATCGAGGCGGACGGGTCGCAAGAAAGGAGGCGCCGGGATGCAAGGGAGAAGGGTGTTGTTCAAGGGGTCGCCGCTCACGCTGGCCGGGCGGACGGTGCGGACCGGCGACGCGGCGCCGGAATTCCGCGCGACGACGAAGGAGCTCAAGGAGATGCGCCTCTCCGACTTCCGGGGGAAGGTGAAGGTGATCACCTCGTTCCCCTCGATCGACACCCCGGTCTGCGACCTCCAGGTGAAGGAGTTCAACGCGCGCGCGGCGGAGCTCGGCGTCGGGGTGGCGGTCGTCGGGATCAGCAAGGACCTCCCGTTCGCCCAGCATCGTTTCTGCGAGACGTTCGAGATCGCGAACGTACAGCTGCTCTCCGACTACCTCCACTCCTCATTCGGCCTGAACTACGGCCTGCTCGTCAAGGAGCTGAATCTCCTGGCGCGCGCCGTGCTCATCGTGGACGCAGGCGGCGTCCTGCGCTACCTCCAGGTGGTGCCCGAGATCGCGTCCCCGCCGGACTACGACGAGGCGCTCGCCGCCCTCCGAGAGGTGTTGAAGTCGCCCGGCGATCCGTCGAAGGCGGCGCCCGCCCCCCGGTGCGTCCCGTGCGAGGGCGGCGTCCAACCGCTGCCGCCGGGGGAGGCCGCCTCCCTCGCGGCGGGCATGCCGGGATGGGGGATCGTCGAGGGAACGCGGCTCGTCCGCGACTACGCATTCGGCGACTACCGCGATGCGGCATATTTCGTCGACCTCGCCGCGGCGTTGGCGGAGGAGCAGGGGCACCACCCCGTGCTGACGCTCTCCTGGAACAAGGTCGCGGTCTCCCTCACGACGCACGCGGCGGGCGGGCTCACGCGAAACGACTTCACGATGGCCGCCCTCCTCGACCAGCTCCTCTAGTGGGGTCAGGTCCTTATTTAT
This window of the Chlamydiota bacterium genome carries:
- a CDS encoding lysophospholipid acyltransferase family protein, whose protein sequence is MLLYLGYLIAWWGIRIFPRPCCVWFSKRVADLCFIFDTAARRAVIANLSHVLARTGRETRSRRGRAGINRLARETFENFAVHIMDFLRVYRVRDDIESGLLRVEHFDRFTKEFSRGKGLISVTAHIGNWEMGAAAAACLGMPLSAVAMKLPDPRLDRFFTELRQSGHIRPFPAGQAARGCFRVLAKGEMLAFVADRSLDGNGIRVKLFGREVTIPRGPAEMASRTGAPIVPAYCLQEAGGHFRLVIEEPIEVDEALPAPEKVAAIAQAMARGFEEYISRYPAQWFAFYKVWG
- a CDS encoding glycosyltransferase family 2 protein translates to MRVCAVIPAFNEAARVGDVVREARGRLPGVVVVDDGSADGTADAARRAGAEVLRHPANRGKGAALKTGMGRAFDDGYDAVVVLDADGQHAPGEIPLFLEAAERTGADIVVGNRMENATGMPLVRYLTNRFTSAVVSKLAGQRIPDSQCGFRLINERAFRRMGFATSRFDTESEMLIEAGRAGCRIVSVPVRTIYGAEKSKINPFVDTARFFRLVARHLRRPR
- a CDS encoding protein-L-isoaspartate(D-aspartate) O-methyltransferase, which gives rise to MDETGFARERELMVAQQLARRGIRDPRVLEAFRLVPRHLFVGASRRNGAYADHPLPIGEGQTISQPYMVALMTQCLALEGSERVLEIGTGCGYQAAILARLAAEVVTVERIAPLSEKAEALLGRLGYTNVRFVVGDGTRGFPPSAPYGGIVVTAGSPKIPEPLTEQLAEGGRLVIPVGGRWAQELLVVRREGAALAEQRVCGCVFVPLVGEHGWNG
- a CDS encoding DedA family protein, translated to MRWLRRLYDWVLHWADTPYAAPALFLLAFSESSFFPVPPDVLLIALVMGARRRWFQYALLCTIASILGGLTGYGIGYWLMDTVGQRIIAFYHAQEYYRQVMEWYSRYDYWIVFIAALTPIPYKVFTIASGAFHMNIPGFMVISMLGRGMRFFLVAGLLFWFGPPIQRFIDRYFNLLSFLFVILLIGGFLVIKICV
- a CDS encoding MgtC/SapB family protein; translation: MLTPLDIVVRMLASALFGGVVGFERERHNQPAGLRTHVILSIGSCLAMCVSINLAMQFRPLVPNGDPARLAAQVLSGIGFLGAGAILRYGTNVRGLTTAASLWTIAVVGLAAGAGHFIPALVATALLFAVLQVLDRLEKRYMGNLVPKIITVRAKDRYGVVDEVKNVVQGFHSTLKTMSLSKNLERHEIEIEAVASIPAGETMDKVFFSLSSIKDVTSVEVQ
- a CDS encoding cation transporter, whose protein sequence is MHDLRRKALLLSYLTVGYNLLEGIVSVLAGAAAGSVALVGFGLDSAVESLSGCVMIWRLRRAAAGGGEEEERVERKALRLIGATFFILAAYVLYESGASLLSGEAAGRTVLGVIIAAVSLVTMPALFWAKRRLGVKMGMGSLVADSKETLACAFLSAALLAGLGLNYLWGLWWADPAAGLVIAAFLVREGAEAVSG
- the tpx gene encoding thiol peroxidase, giving the protein MQGRRVLFKGSPLTLAGRTVRTGDAAPEFRATTKELKEMRLSDFRGKVKVITSFPSIDTPVCDLQVKEFNARAAELGVGVAVVGISKDLPFAQHRFCETFEIANVQLLSDYLHSSFGLNYGLLVKELNLLARAVLIVDAGGVLRYLQVVPEIASPPDYDEALAALREVLKSPGDPSKAAPAPRCVPCEGGVQPLPPGEAASLAAGMPGWGIVEGTRLVRDYAFGDYRDAAYFVDLAAALAEEQGHHPVLTLSWNKVAVSLTTHAAGGLTRNDFTMAALLDQLL